The Pan paniscus chromosome 23, NHGRI_mPanPan1-v2.0_pri, whole genome shotgun sequence genome includes the window AGCCCACCTAACATTTGTGTAGCCCTGGCTTGCACACGTCTGTGACAGTGAGCCCACTGTCAACCACTCTCCCCATGTCAGATGATGCTTCTACCCCTTCAGAAGGCAGCAGAGTGGAGCCAGATGACCTGGGGTCCCTGCCCTGCTCACCCTCATGGGACCCTTGTATCCCTCCGAGCCACATGATGCCCCATTCTATCAGAGAAACAGACTGCTCCTTGGTGCCCCTAGAGACAAGTACCCCCGGGCCCTGCCCACTCTTGGCTCTGCCCAACTCTGCCCAGGTAGGCAAGTCTGAGGTTACAGAATGAGCCCCGTGGCCTTCCCACCTGCCACTGTCATAAAGATGGCAGCCTGAGTGATGAAgccaggggtggggcagggccctGGGGCTGGAACGTGCTCGCCTCTTCCCAGGTACCCACTGCACACGCCAGGCCTGGAGAGCAGGATAAAAAGGGACTCACCTTGGTGGAACCACTCCTCTGGGAGGCCGGAGgaagcagaggagagaggagaggagcctGAACAGGCAGCACTCATCACCCCCCCATGCCCTCCCGGAAGCCTCAGGTTCCCACTGCACACCCTGGATCAAGCAGGCAGCATGTGGAACCTCATCCCATCACTTCTGGGCACTGAGCACCCACCAGGGGGACAAGAAGAGGGAGGCCTGGGGTcagtggggcaggggcaggtggcGTACAGGTCCCCCACAGCTGCTGGGGAGGTCCTGGGAACCTACACCCTGCTAGTGCAGTAGAGAAGCTGTGCAGGGCATCTTGCCCAGGCAGATGGGGGGCTGCCCCACAGGTTGGTGGCAGTCTACAGCTATTCTGTGAACAGTGAGCAGGCAGCAGCCATGGCTCCTTCCCAACTCATGGGCAAGTGGAACTCTCCCCGGAGTAGAAAGACTGGGTCTGGGCATCGGTTGTTTCCCTTGTGTACTCCCTGGGGGTCCCACAGTGTAGATGGGGAAGGTTGGACCTGGGTCCCGTCAACCATGTGACCCAGGGCAGTCCAGCCTCCTTGACTCCTGGCTTCCCTGCCTGCCTGTTGGGGGCTGACCAGGTGTCCTCTAGCCTCCATGATGGGCTGCTGTGGGTGTACAGAGAGCCTTCCACTGGGGCAGGAGTTGAGATGGTACCCCAGTCCGCCCCACCCACCTTTGGCCTTCTTGCCACCAAAGCAGCTGGCATCATCCCGCCTCCGGCGCTGGGAGCCTACAGCACTGCCCAGGGGCCCGGGCTCGGCCTCCTGGTACCTGTCGGCCCCGGGCACCTCCTTGTGCACGTGGTAGGACAGGTTCCGCATGATGCACACGCAGTTCTCCACCGACTGCAGGGAGAGGTGAGTGGGTGGGGCAGGGCACCCTAGGCACAGGGCTGGCCCTCAGGAAAGACTGGCCACAGCTGGTGTGCATGAGGGCACCGGGAGCAAAGGAATAGGGAGGCCTCACTGGAGGGGAGCAAAAGGGCGGTAACTGCCAGGGAGGGTCCATGGGAGGAAGCCTCTGCCTCACGGCACACCTTCTGCCTGCAGGACGGTGCCCACTTCAGTGTGGTCACTGCGAGGCGGGCCACACCCAGAACGCCACCCCAGACCCACAAGCCCATTCCCCTGTGCTGCTCCCACAGTTCCAGCCTCCTGGGACCTGCATGATCGTCTCTCCAGCCCTTGGTATGAGGCTGTGACCGTCCCTGcccaccttgttgtcagtgtcCTTCCGGCCCACAGCCGACTGCAGGGCATGCAGGAGCGCGTCCACCAGCCCTTCACACTCCCGGAGTCGCCGCCGGGCCTCAGCACCATCGGAGCTCACATTCCTGTGTGGCCAAGAGCAGGCCAGGTGACCCCTGGCTACCAGAAACTCCCTGGCTCCACCCTGGCCTTGTGGGCttgtcttcatctgcaaaataggccCTGCTGCTGCCCTCCTAGCACTAATGGGAAAGGACCCCACAGTCTGGAGCTCAGTGAAGGGGGAGAAGCTAACTGCCCCCAGGCCTCAGAAGGGGAGCCCTGGCAGACAACTATCTTGGCTGGGGATAGCTGGGCAGGgaaagacagggtttccctgCCTCCCAGCTGACCTGGAAAGGGACAGGTGCACTCAGAGAGACCTGAACCTGTGCAAGGGCAATTCTGGGTCCCTCGCCACCCCAATGGCAGCTCTGGGCCCCACCTTACCCCAAGGTCAAGAGCCTGCAGGGCTGCGGGGGAACACCCTGATGGACAAGCAGGACTGTGGGGACCCAGGACTCTGTGGGGTCGGCAGGGCCTCCCAGGGGTAGGAGGGGAAGGGCAGAGGTCACAGGTGGCTGGGATGAGCCTCCCAGGCAGATGAACAGGAAGGTCCCAGCTCCCCCTCTGGCTGCCAAGTGATGGGAAGGTAGGTGAGAGCTGGGCAGGGCTACGGTACCACAGAGACCCCTCCAGAGGGTGCCCCTGGGAAGACTGGGGCACCACTTGGGGGTGAGGACAGCTCCATCAGGCCCCACTTCTCATCCACAGGACTTGTGCCACAGCTCTGAAGCTCCTAAGCTCTGGTGCTCCTAAGCTCGCCGCCATCTTCCACACTATCTGGGACCACGAGGACGGGGCCTGGTGTGCATGTGGGCTTTAGCACCAGGCCTGGTCCACACCTCAGGCAGCCCGACGTGTTCTTGAAGACAGTTGTCCACTCAGCGTCCCGTGGCTTGGAGTCCTCGTTGGGCTCACGCTCCCATCCTGAGTGGGGCACGATCACCTCGTGGGTCAGCGTCTGCAGGCCATGGTCAATGATGACCATCTTCAGGGGCTCATAGGATGACAGGTTCCACAGGGTGCCTGTGGGGTGCGATTGGCCAATCTGTGCTGACCATATGCACCGCCTGCCTACCTCCCCAGGTGGCCACGCTCAGGACCTGTCCCACTCTCCTCATGTCCCAGCTCACGCAGAACAGTAGGAAGTAACAAAAGCCGTGAGTGGTTCTGGGGGACACCCAGTACTGGTTTCCAGCTAGGAAGGAGCCCCAAAGGGGAGGAGGTGCAGAGGAGGGTGTGGCAGTGCTGTCCCGTCCCACCCATGTGGCAGGTGCCATGTGGCAGGTGGCACTAACACTCCTGAGGCCACAGGGCCTCGCAGAGACACGGTGACCCTACCTGTCCCTCAGCTCTCACAAGGCACAagccccaccactgcactgttgGGGTGGGAACCAAGGAGGTGGGTCCCAGGAGAGTTTCTGTGGGGGCAGGAGGTGTGAAGGCAGGAGGTGAGGGGACATGCCTGAGGGGCGCAGCGTCAGCCTCCCTGCTATGGTAGAGACTGGGGAACCTGTCACAGTGTCTGGGCCTGATGCCTGGCTCCTGGGGCAAGCGTCTCAGCAGCTGCACTCCTGCCTACCGGGTGCTTTCCCAGGCGGTCGCAGGCCGAGTGGCCTCGTTCCTCCCGGGTTGAGCCTCACACTCTTCTCTTCCCAGGGGATGTGGGCATGGCCAGGTCCCACTCACCAGTGACAAGCTCACGGACCTCGTTGTCCCGGGCAGCCCTCAGCAGGCGCACCAGGGCAGGCACACCACCGCAGTCCCGGATGGCGGCCTTGTTGTCAGTGTCGCGGCCATAGGAGAGGTTGCGCAGTGCCCCACAGGCCCGGCGCCGCACCTCAGCCCGTGGGTGGTCCAGCAGTGCCACAAGCAGCGGCAGCCCCCGCAACTGCCGTACACGCCGCTTGACACCCTCGTTCTCAAAGCACAGATGCTGCAGGTAGGCGGCCGCATTGGCCTTCACGGGGTCCACGGGGTGCCGCAGCATGGCCAGCACCTCAGGCAGCTCAGGGTCCCGCCAGCGCGGCTCCTTGCGGGCGCTATCCACTGAGGGCGAGCGCCGCACCAGCCGGTCCAGGCTGCCCATGCTGCCCCGTTCGGGCTGGGCCAGGGGCGCCGTCACCGTTGGGAACGCAGGCCGCTCGTCCGTCAGCTCGCCGCCATCATCTGCTCTGTCCTCGTAGGCCCTGCACAGGCAAGTGGGGCGCGTGGACATCGTCACAGCAGCCGCCAGCCCTGCCTCTGAGCTGCCCCATCACACCTTCTTCAGGACTGCAAACTCACCCAGCAGGGCTGGGCTGAGAGCACCTGTATCTTGGCCCGGAGcatggtggggacacagagagtCATGCACCAGCCCAGTGAGAACCAATTCAGAGCCAAATGCCAAACCCCAGCCAGCGGCTATCAGGACCCAGGCAACCCTCCCAGGACAGCAAGCTCACTCACTGCTGTCACCGGGCAGTTTCCCAATCCCGAGCAAAACAAGTTTCTGTGAGACATCTGCTACGGCTGCTGGAGAGACCGTCTCACCTCCCTTCCACAAAACCACCCCATCTTCCATGAGGCCCATCTCTGGCTGTGCCAGGACGTAGGGGGAGTAAATGGCCCTCTCCGCATGAAGCCATCCCAGTAGGACCACCTGAGGAGTATTCAGGCCACCAGCCCCTTGGGGCACAAGATCTCCTTAGCTCTCATTAGCCCTGTGGGTTGCTGTCATCAAACCGCCTGCCCTGAGGCTAGGAGTGACGGTCAGGTGACTTGGCCAGGGTCACACAACAAAATCCTGACCCGGGCTGTGGTCACATCCCCACTCCagagatgcagaaactgagggcAATGGGGACAGAACCAGGGGCTGTGACAAGGGCCAGGGCTCTGGGTTCTGGTTACCCAGAATGTGGCTGGAGCAAGGCCAGTGGCCGGCACTCTTCCCAGCTTTCCTGGGCCCTGGGCCTGCAGGACAGTGCCCAGCCGAACTCCTACCACCCCAGGGTCCACCTTTCTTCTGTCCCTGATGAGAGCCAAGGCCAATTCAAACTAACATGCATGACTAACTCAACTGCAGCCACTTGACAAGTGGGGCACTCTGCAGTTGGGGGGTGGAGGGCAGACTTCCCAGAGGAGGTAGCCACAGGGGACGGGGTGCAGCTCACCTGGTATGAAGGCCCCGCCCACACTCAGGCCTCCTCCTTGTGGCCGTGCCATAGTCAGGCTCCAGCTCAGGGCCACCCTCGTCATCAGCGGCCAGGCTACGCGTGTCATCCTCCAAGCCATACGGCTCTGCCTGGAAGCGCTCGGGCAGGGAGCAGCCACCTGGTGGCCCAGGCTCAGGACCCACCGGGAAGGCTTCCCGGTGGCCAGGCAGTGTGAAGCAGCCATCACCAGGGCCTGGGCCAAGGGGGCCAGCACGTGGGGGCCGCATGCCCAGCCCTCGGGACAGGCTGCCATAGCTGGGGCTGTCCCGGGGCTCGGGGCCTTCGGGAAAGCCACCCCCGCTGCTGAGGTAGGCTCGAGAGAGTGTGGCCGCTGGGCCACCACCACGCAGCAGGAAATGCCGGTCCAGGGCACCATCTGCAAAAGGGCCTAGTGGGGGGCCGCCATCCAGCAGGGGGAGTCCATCTGGGCCCACGGGCACCTGGCGTACTGTCCGAGTGGTCACCGTCTTAACAGTCTTGGTGACCTGGTGGATGGATAGGCAGGTAGGTGGGGTAGCACGAGAGGCCTAGAAACTGCTTTGCTGGGGTCTGGCTGGCCTTAATTTCCCACTCGAGCAATGAGAGGCCCCACGTGGCAAGCTTCCATGTCCACTCTGCAGGTGGGACAGCTGCAGCAGCCTGGCCCTGCTCACCCACCCACTGCCTGGGCCTGGCCATACCTTGGTCTCGGTGCGCCGGGTTGTGCCATCTTCGGATGTGACAATAGACACATGGGAAGTGGGTGTGCCGGGGTCCTCCTCCACCGTCACGGTCTCCTCCAGCACATCAGGTGCCTCCGGCATCGTGGCCAGTGAGGCCTGGCTGCCTGGGCTCTGCTCCTGGGGCAAGGAGGGACATTGGTGGGCAGGCCTGCTGCTCAGTCACCCCTGGAGTGCAGGTCCCCACACACAGCAGCTCTGCCTCAGCTCATGCTGGCCAGCACACCAGGGTGCCTTCCTCCTGGTCCTGAACCCACCCACCCCAAGGCCTGTTTCGGCCCAAGCTGACAAGGACAGCAATAAGTTCTTGCCCTCTGAACATCGAGGTGCTAACCCTGCCCTGGCACCCCATCCTGGGGGGACCCTGGGGCTGGACCCCCATCTCAGGTCTCCTCAGGCTGAGTTGGCAGATAAGGACATAGAACCGGGGGGGTGAAGTCTTCAGGGCCCTCCCCAAGCTGCACGGCCTGGCTGCCACAGGCTCCTCCAGGCCCCAGGAGGTGCCAGTGAGACCTGCAGGATGCCTTCCTGATGTCAACCACCACCCCTAGCTGGGACATCATGGTGTCCTGGGGCCTCCTCCCTCACCTGCCCCAGACACCTTGAGTATAGAAGCCTTCTGGGGGCTGTTTCAGCACTGCCTACTGACTCCTGTGGCCACACTAAGGTTCCCGCCACCAACGCCAGCCAGACGCCCTTCAAGGGACAGAAATACGCAGTTCCCAGAACACCCCATGCACCTGCAGCACCAGTATGTCCTTATTCCTTCCAGCCCAGACATTCTTGAGTGTTGTGTAAGCACAGGTTTGCCCTACCTCAGGCCAGTGGCTGGCGCCCCCAGTGACTGAGACTCTGGGCATCATATCAGAGACCAGACACAGTAGATTTGAGCCTATGGGTGCCCTTGCCACCATTCTGCATGGGGTGACGACACTGGAATTCTAGGCAAGACAACTCTGGACTGATACTTTTCTATCCACATGCCTACTGACTGGACTTgccagtggggaaactgaggctcaaagaggatAGGCTGGCCCACATCAGAGCCAGGCCCAACCCCTGCCACGCTGAGTGGCTTGAGGACCTGAGACTCACAGCCTGCCCCGGGCCTCTGACTGCACAGGCGCCTGGCCCCAGGGCCACATGGCACCAACATCCGGGGATCGGCATCTAGCCAGGATGGGCAGGAGCTGAAACCCAAGCCCTGGTGGGTGGGTCAGGCGGAGCACATTCCCAGGCAGCCAGGGCAGGGTCAGCAGGAGGACAGGTCCCGCTTTGTGGCCCAGGCCCCTGGTCCTTGCACAGTGGGTCCCTTGCCTGGGCCCCCTGGGGCCTGCACAGACACTAAGCTCTGCCAGGCTCCAGAGGCAGACTCTGCCCAttcttgggcctgggaggtgagCCAGGTTAGATGCTCAGCGCTGCCCTCAGGACCTCCTGCCAAGGCTCGTGGGCTGGGAAGCCTCCCCAGGTCAGGGTCCTATGCTGGGGGAATACTTGACCCCCAAATGCATGCAGTGCAGGTGTCCAGGAAGGGGCCTGCACCAACATGTTAGGACAGGTGTATCCCTCAGGCTGACAGAGGAAAGAAGTGGCCACAGAAGGCACCTCCCCCTCTCCCACAGGCAGGGTCTTGGAGGATGACAGATAactttatagatggggaaactgaggcctggcaGGGGGAAGAGGATTTACCTAGAACTTCACAGTCCAAGTGGGATTTCAAGCACCCCCAGAGAAGGCAATCTGGCAAGGAAGGCTTTGGGCCTCATCTCGCCCTCAGTCTTGAGATGTAGGTGGAATGCCTGCTGCGGACCTGGCTAGGAAAAGGGAACCTGTTCCCTGGGAAAAAGAAATAGACTGAGGCCTAGAGTGGGGACAACTGGCACGCTGCCAGGCAGGGCAGGCTGGACTCTTCTCCAAAGGCACTGGGGAGCTGGGACTGCTCTGAAGCAGGAGAAGGCTTGTGTGGCCCATCACTGCTGGGGCTGGGCTGCCCCATCTGTATCTGGCAAATATGTCAGGCCCTGAGCTCTCTCTGCTGGGCCCTGGGTGGGGCTCATCTGAGTTCAAGCAGGGGCCCAGGCACTGAGGGGCTGCAGttctggcgacagagtgaggagGGTATAAAGCAAGACTGAGGAAACGTTACCCAGGACTCTGCCAGTGGGATGTAGCccctcatatatgtatatatttacatgtattaaaaACTCAGAGAAAAACCCCCTCTTCCCTAGCTAGGCAGTGGGGGTAAGGGGGAGAGGAAAAGGGGAGGACATCTCAGGACCCCGATGCCACTCTGGCCCAGCTTATCCCTCCCACCAAGGCTGTGGTGAGGGTCTGACAGGCAGAGCTGGGGTGGTCCAGGAGAGCCACACCCCCGCAGCAAGACCTGGCAACCCTGCGGCACCACCCATCAGCCCCGGCCTAGCAGCCCCGCAGTAGGATCCAGAGGCCCCAAGAGTCCCTGCTGGCAAATGACCTCAGGGAGCTAAAAACGAGAGATGACTTCACCCGGGTGGCAGGAGCATGAGTCAGCCAGTGATCACAGGAAAGCCCGGCCCCTGCTACACATgcccaggcacacacacatgcatatacatgacCCCTCAGACAGGgacacatgcatgtacatgcaCGTGTGCAAGTACCCAGCCCGGCACAGGCCAAGCACATCAACCTGTGTGCTCTAACAGCACCCCAAGGGCACGGTGCCCACTGTTCCCAGAGGCACACTCGTGAGCACACATCCTCCCGTCCTCCACCGTGTATCGGAGACCCTTATCCATGCAGGGCCTCACAGAGTCTCAACACACAGGGACAGGGGCCACCAACTCTGCCAATCATCTGCCCAACATCCACTCTGGGAGTCTCAGAGCTGGCTGGCAGACGGAGAAACTGAGATGTAGAGTAGTGAGAGGCCCATAGCCATCTGGTGGCTCAGGTCTCTGCAACATCTTTAGGGTGGGGCTGTGGAATGGTGGGCTGACTCTCAACAGGAGTTGGCTGCAGTCCCTGGATCCCTGTCTGGCCCCAGTGTCCATGTCTGACGTGCACCTGCCCAGGCTGGCCCACTCTCAGGGACCCTGGCCCTGCAGCCCCACACAGCCTCTGCCTCAGACCCAACTCTGGGCTGTTCCCCTCTGTACCCTAGACATGGGCTCTACCCTGAACACCCCACCTCCAGCCCAACCCCACATGCTGCATCCTGTCAGTCATCTCTCATCACCCCCTCCCCAGCTGGGGCCCCATCCTTGCTCCTCTTGCACCCCGCCCGGCCTCCCAGCACTCATCCCTCCCTTGGCTCTTCAATCTCTGGTGCACCAGGTCTGGGGCCCCCAGGACTGGCCCAGAAACAGGCTGCTGCCCAGGCCTGGGGTTTCCCATGAGCTCCCTTGGGCTTGTGGGAGGGGCCAG containing:
- the ARVCF gene encoding splicing regulator ARVCF isoform X8; its protein translation is MPEAPDVLEETVTVEEDPGTPTSHVSIVTSEDGTTRRTETKVTKTVKTVTTRTVRQVPVGPDGLPLLDGGPPLGPFADGALDRHFLLRGGGPAATLSRAYLSSGGGFPEGPEPRDSPSYGSLSRGLGMRPPRAGPLGPGPGDGCFTLPGHREAFPVGPEPGPPGGCSLPERFQAEPYGLEDDTRSLAADDEGGPELEPDYGTATRRRPECGRGLHTRAYEDRADDGGELTDERPAFPTVTAPLAQPERGSMGSLDRLVRRSPSVDSARKEPRWRDPELPEVLAMLRHPVDPVKANAAAYLQHLCFENEGVKRRVRQLRGLPLLVALLDHPRAEVRRRACGALRNLSYGRDTDNKAAIRDCGGVPALVRLLRAARDNEVRELVTGTLWNLSSYEPLKMVIIDHGLQTLTHEVIVPHSGWEREPNEDSKPRDAEWTTVFKNTSGCLRNVSSDGAEARRRLRECEGLVDALLHALQSAVGRKDTDNKSVENCVCIMRNLSYHVHKEVPGADRYQEAEPGPLGSAVGSQRRRRDDASCFGGKKAKEEWFHQGKKDGEMDRNFDTLDLPKRTEAAKGFELLYQPEVVRLYLSLLTESRNFNTLEAAAGALQNLSAGNWMWATYIRATVRKERGLPVLVELLQSETDKVVRAVAIALRNLSLDRRNKDLIGSYAMAELVRNVRNAQAPPRPGACLEEDTVVAVLNTIHEIVSDSLDNARSLLQARGVPALVALGASSQSVREAKAASHVLQTVWSYKELRGTLQKDGWTKARFQSAAATAKGPKGALSPGGFDDSTLPLVDKSLEGEKTGSRDVIPMDALGPDGYSTVDRRERRPRGASSAGEASEKEPLKLFLPSGPGLLVSLRCLHALLFPHVPRRTLASSPAAQWPIPGKTRQRSEREGAPWAHSPVPGTVGSGA
- the ARVCF gene encoding splicing regulator ARVCF isoform X5, whose product is MPAELRQEQSPGSQASLATMPEAPDVLEETVTVEEDPGTPTSHVSIVTSEDGTTRRTETKVTKTVKTVTTRTVRQVPVGPDGLPLLDGGPPLGPFADGALDRHFLLRGGGPAATLSRAYLSSGGGFPEGPEPRDSPSYGSLSRGLGMRPPRAGPLGPGPGDGCFTLPGHREAFPVGPEPGPPGGCSLPERFQAEPYGLEDDTRSLAADDEGGPELEPDYGTATRRRPECGRGLHTRAYEDRADDGGELTDERPAFPTVTAPLAQPERGSMGSLDRLVRRSPSVDSARKEPRWRDPELPEVLAMLRHPVDPVKANAAAYLQHLCFENEGVKRRVRQLRGLPLLVALLDHPRAEVRRRACGALRNLSYGRDTDNKAAIRDCGGVPALVRLLRAARDNEVRELVTGTLWNLSSYEPLKMVIIDHGLQTLTHEVIVPHSGWEREPNEDSKPRDAEWTTVFKNTSGCLRNVSSDGAEARRRLRECEGLVDALLHALQSAVGRKDTDNKSVENCVCIMRNLSYHVHKEVPGADRYQEAEPGPLGSAVGSQRRRRDDASCFGGKKAKEEWFHQGKKDGEMDRNFDTLDLPKRTEAAKGFELLYQPEVVRLYLSLLTESRNFNTLEAAAGALQNLSAGNWMWATYIRATVRKERGLPVLVELLQSETDKVVRAVAIALRNLSLDRRNKDLIGSYAMAELVRNVRNAQAPPRPGACLEEDTVVAVLNTIHEIVSDSLDNARSLLQARGVPALVALGASSQSVREAKAASHVLQTVWSYKELRGTLQKDGWTKARFQSAAATAKGPKGALSPGGFDDSTLPLVDKSLEGEKTGSRDVIPMDALGPDGYSTVDRRERRPRGASSAGEASEKEPLKLFLPSGPGLLVSLRCLHALLFPHVPRRTLASSPAAQWPIPGKTRQRSEREGAPWAHSPVPGTVGSGA
- the ARVCF gene encoding splicing regulator ARVCF isoform X3, which encodes MEDCNVHSAASILASVKEQEARFERLTRALEQERRHVALQLERAQQPGMVSGGMGSGQPLPMAWQQLVLQEQSPGSQASLATMPEAPDVLEETVTVEEDPGTPTSHVSIVTSEDGTTRRTETKVTKTVKTVTTRTVRQVPVGPDGLPLLDGGPPLGPFADGALDRHFLLRGGGPAATLSRAYLSSGGGFPEGPEPRDSPSYGSLSRGLGMRPPRAGPLGPGPGDGCFTLPGHREAFPVGPEPGPPGGCSLPERFQAEPYGLEDDTRSLAADDEGGPELEPDYGTATRRRPECGRGLHTRAYEDRADDGGELTDERPAFPTVTAPLAQPERGSMGSLDRLVRRSPSVDSARKEPRWRDPELPEVLAMLRHPVDPVKANAAAYLQHLCFENEGVKRRVRQLRGLPLLVALLDHPRAEVRRRACGALRNLSYGRDTDNKAAIRDCGGVPALVRLLRAARDNEVRELVTGTLWNLSSYEPLKMVIIDHGLQTLTHEVIVPHSGWEREPNEDSKPRDAEWTTVFKNTSGCLRNVSSDGAEARRRLRECEGLVDALLHALQSAVGRKDTDNKSVENCVCIMRNLSYHVHKEVPGADRYQEAEPGPLGSAVGSQRRRRDDASCFGGKKAKEEWFHQGKKDGEMDRNFDTLDLPKRTEAAKGFELLYQPEVVRLYLSLLTESRNFNTLEAAAGALQNLSAGNWMWATYIRATVRKERGLPVLVELLQSETDKVVRAVAIALRNLSLDRRNKDLIGSYAMAELVRNVRNAQAPPRPGACLEEDTVVAVLNTIHEIVSDSLDNARSLLQARGVPALVALGASSQSVREAKAASHVLQTVWSYKELRGTLQKDGWTKARFQSAAATAKGPKGALSPGGFDDSTLPLVDKSLEGEKTGSRDVIPMDALGPDGYSTVDRRERRPRGASSAGEASEKEPLKLHPSRKAPPPGPSRPAVRLVDAVGDAKPQPVDSWV
- the ARVCF gene encoding splicing regulator ARVCF isoform X4 — encoded protein: MEDCNVHSAASILASVKEQEARFERLTRALEQERRHVALQLERAQQPGMVSGGMGSGQPLPMAWQQLVLQEQSPGSQASLATMPEAPDVLEETVTVEEDPGTPTSHVSIVTSEDGTTRRTETKVTKTVKTVTTRTVRQVPVGPDGLPLLDGGPPLGPFADGALDRHFLLRGGGPAATLSRAYLSSGGGFPEGPEPRDSPSYGSLSRGLGMRPPRAGPLGPGPGDGCFTLPGHREAFPVGPEPGPPGGCSLPERFQAEPYGLEDDTRSLAADDEGGPELEPDYGTATRRRPECGRGLHTRAYEDRADDGGELTDERPAFPTVTAPLAQPERGSMGSLDRLVRRSPSVDSARKEPRWRDPELPEVLAMLRHPVDPVKANAAAYLQHLCFENEGVKRRVRQLRGLPLLVALLDHPRAEVRRRACGALRNLSYGRDTDNKAAIRDCGGVPALVRLLRAARDNEVRELVTGTLWNLSSYEPLKMVIIDHGLQTLTHEVIVPHSGWEREPNEDSKPRDAEWTTVFKNTSGCLRNVSSDGAEARRRLRECEGLVDALLHALQSAVGRKDTDNKSVENCVCIMRNLSYHVHKEVPGADRYQEAEPGPLGSAVGSQRRRRDDASCFGGKKAKEEWFHQGKKDGEMDRNFDTLDLPKRTEAAKGFELLYQPEVVRLYLSLLTESRNFNTLEAAAGALQNLSAGNWMWATYIRATVRKERGLPVLVELLQSETDKVVRAVAIALRNLSLDRRNKDLIGSYAMAELVRNVRNAQAPPRPGACLEEDTVVAVLNTIHEIVSDSLDNARSLLQARGVPALVALGASSQSVREAKAASHVLQTVWSYKELRGTLQKDGWTKARFQSAAATAKGPKGALSPGGFDDSTLPLVDKSLEGEKTGSRDVIPMDALGPDGYSTVDRRERRPRGASSAGEASEKEPLKGPGPASCS
- the ARVCF gene encoding splicing regulator ARVCF isoform X1; amino-acid sequence: MEDCNVHSAASILASVKEQEARFERLTRALEQERRHVALQLERAQQPGMVSGGMGSGQPLPMAWQQLVLQEQSPGSQASLATMPEAPDVLEETVTVEEDPGTPTSHVSIVTSEDGTTRRTETKVTKTVKTVTTRTVRQVPVGPDGLPLLDGGPPLGPFADGALDRHFLLRGGGPAATLSRAYLSSGGGFPEGPEPRDSPSYGSLSRGLGMRPPRAGPLGPGPGDGCFTLPGHREAFPVGPEPGPPGGCSLPERFQAEPYGLEDDTRSLAADDEGGPELEPDYGTATRRRPECGRGLHTRAYEDRADDGGELTDERPAFPTVTAPLAQPERGSMGSLDRLVRRSPSVDSARKEPRWRDPELPEVLAMLRHPVDPVKANAAAYLQHLCFENEGVKRRVRQLRGLPLLVALLDHPRAEVRRRACGALRNLSYGRDTDNKAAIRDCGGVPALVRLLRAARDNEVRELVTGTLWNLSSYEPLKMVIIDHGLQTLTHEVIVPHSGWEREPNEDSKPRDAEWTTVFKNTSGCLRNVSSDGAEARRRLRECEGLVDALLHALQSAVGRKDTDNKSVENCVCIMRNLSYHVHKEVPGADRYQEAEPGPLGSAVGSQRRRRDDASCFGGKKAKEEWFHQGKKDGEMDRNFDTLDLPKRTEAAKGFELLYQPEVVRLYLSLLTESRNFNTLEAAAGALQNLSAGNWMWATYIRATVRKERGLPVLVELLQSETDKVVRAVAIALRNLSLDRRNKDLIGSYAMAELVRNVRNAQAPPRPGACLEEDTVVAVLNTIHEIVSDSLDNARSLLQARGVPALVALGASSQSVREAKAASHVLQTVWSYKELRGTLQKDGWTKARFQSAAATAKGPKGALSPGGFDDSTLPLVDKSLEGEKTGSRDVIPMDALGPDGYSTVDRRERRPRGASSAGEASEKEPLKLFLPSGPGLLVSLRCLHALLFPHVPRRTLASSPAAQWPIPGKTRQRSEREGAPWAHSPVPGTVGSGA
- the ARVCF gene encoding splicing regulator ARVCF isoform X6; the protein is MEDCNVHSAASILASVKEQEARFERLTRALEQERRHVALQLERAQQPGMVSGGMGSGQPLPMAWQQLVLQEQSPGSQASLATMPEAPDVLEETVTVEEDPGTPTSHVSIVTSEDGTTRRTETKVTKTVKTVTTRTVRQVPVGPDGLPLLDGGPPLGPFADGALDRHFLLRGGGPAATLSRAYLSSGGGFPEGPEPRDSPSYGSLSRGLGMRPPRAGPLGPGPGDGCFTLPGHREAFPVGPEPGPPGGCSLPERFQAEPYGLEDDTRSLAADDEGGPELEPDYGTATRRRPECGRGLHTRAYEDRADDGGELTDERPAFPTVTAPLAQPERGSMGSLDRLVRRSPSVDSARKEPRWRDPELPEVLAMLRHPVDPVKANAAAYLQHLCFENEGVKRRVRQLRGLPLLVALLDHPRAEVRRRACGALRNLSYGRDTDNKAAIRDCGGVPALVRLLRAARDNEVRELVTGTLWNLSSYEPLKMVIIDHGLQTLTHEVIVPHSGWEREPNEDSKPRDAEWTTVFKNTSGCLRNVSSDGAEARRRLRECEGLVDALLHALQSAVGRKDTDNKSVENCVCIMRNLSYHVHKEVPGADRYQEAEPGPLGSAVGSQRRRRDDASCFGGKKAKGKKDGEMDRNFDTLDLPKRTEAAKGFELLYQPEVVRLYLSLLTESRNFNTLEAAAGALQNLSAGNWMWATYIRATVRKERGLPVLVELLQSETDKVVRAVAIALRNLSLDRRNKDLIGSYAMAELVRNVRNAQAPPRPGACLEEDTVVAVLNTIHEIVSDSLDNARSLLQARGVPALVALGASSQSVREAKAASHVLQTVWSYKELRGTLQKDGWTKARFQSAAATAKGPKGALSPGGFDDSTLPLVDKSLEGEKTGSRDVIPMDALGPDGYSTVDRRERRPRGASSAGEASEKEPLKGPGPASCS